The genome window CCATCGGCCGACAGATGGTCGTCTATGTCTAAGGTTTCAGCCATCCACACGCGGTCGCTGGCATCGAAGACCGCGCCGAGACGGTTTGAAGCGGTCTCATCGGGACCGAAGACACGGAAATTCTTCTCCCGCTCGTTCAGCTTCAGCACGTCGCGCAGATATTCACCGAGTATTTTGGTGGATTGCCCTTCCAGCGCTCCCGGTTCGGTGACCTCGACGGCATATTGCCGGAAGTCGGGCGTGTGCAGTTCCTTGCGAAGCAAGCCGCCATTTGCATGCGGGCCGGCCCCCATGCGCCGTTCGCCCTGCGGCGCGAGCGCGCGCAGTTCGGGCTTCAGCGCACCTTTTTCGTCAAACAGGTCCTCCGGGTCATAGCTTTTCATCCAGTTTTCAAGAATTTTGCGATGCGCATCATTTTCGCGGCAATTAGCGACGGGAACCTGATGCGATCGCCAGTAATTCTCTACGATCAGCCCGTCGACCTCCTTCGGGCCGGTCCAACCTTTCGGGCTTCGCAGAATGATCATGGGCCAGCGGGGGCGCTCCGGTGATTTCACATCGGCACTTCGCTTTATCGTCTCGACCCGGGCGAAGATCGCATCGAGGGTTGCTGCCATCTGTTGGTGCATGGCCTCGGGTTCGCTGCCCTCGACGAAGAACGGCTCATAGCCATAGCCCCTGAAGAGACTGGTGAGGTCGTCATCGGAAAGGCGGGCGAGGATGGTGGGATTTGCGATTTTATAGCCGTTCAGATGAAGGATCGGCAGCACGGCGCCGTCGCGTGCGGGATTGAGAAACTTGTTGGAATGCCACGAGGCGGCAAGGGTTCCCGTTTCCGCCTCTCCATCGCCGACCACACAGGCGACCACCAGATCAGGATTGTCGAAAGCGGCGCCATAGGCGTGCACAAGCGCATATCCCAGCTCGCCGCCCTCATGGATCGAGCCCGGGGTTTCCGGCGCGACATGGCTTGGTATGCCGCCGGGAAAGGAAAACTGCCGGAACAGTTTGCGCATTCCTGCCTCATCCTCGCTCACGCCCGGATAGATTTCAGAATAGGAACCTTCCAGATAGGTGTTCGCTACCATGCCCGGTCCACCGTGCCCCGGCCCGCATATGTAGATTATGTTGGCATTTCTTTCCCGAATGATGCGATTGAGGTGCGCGTAAATGAAATTCAGGCCGGGCGTCGTCCCCCAGTGGCCGAGCAGTCGTGGCTTGATATGCTCAGGTTCCAGCGGTTTGCGCAGCAGGGGATTGTCCATCAGGTAGATCTGCCCCACCGAAAGATAGTTCGCCGCTTTCCAGTAGCGATCGATCAGCGCGAGCTGCTGAGGTGCCAGGGGGCCTTGGGCCGGTGCTTTGGTCATTCTCTGTCTCCTTCGCGGATGGTTACGCAGATGCGGCGGGCGCTGTAACTGCGGGGTTCCGAAGAGCGTCCAGCGTTTCGGCGGCGATAATCTGTTCCTCGTCGGTAGCAAACACGAAGGCCGCTGCCGGCGAGGTTGGGCGCGTGATCCGGAAAG of Brucella intermedia LMG 3301 contains these proteins:
- a CDS encoding phosphoketolase → MTKAPAQGPLAPQQLALIDRYWKAANYLSVGQIYLMDNPLLRKPLEPEHIKPRLLGHWGTTPGLNFIYAHLNRIIRERNANIIYICGPGHGGPGMVANTYLEGSYSEIYPGVSEDEAGMRKLFRQFSFPGGIPSHVAPETPGSIHEGGELGYALVHAYGAAFDNPDLVVACVVGDGEAETGTLAASWHSNKFLNPARDGAVLPILHLNGYKIANPTILARLSDDDLTSLFRGYGYEPFFVEGSEPEAMHQQMAATLDAIFARVETIKRSADVKSPERPRWPMIILRSPKGWTGPKEVDGLIVENYWRSHQVPVANCRENDAHRKILENWMKSYDPEDLFDEKGALKPELRALAPQGERRMGAGPHANGGLLRKELHTPDFRQYAVEVTEPGALEGQSTKILGEYLRDVLKLNEREKNFRVFGPDETASNRLGAVFDASDRVWMAETLDIDDHLSADGRIMEVLSENLCQGWLEGYLLTGRHGFFSCYEAFIHIVDSMFNQHAKWLQVARELKWRKPISSLNYLLTSHVWRQDHNGFSHQDPGFVDLVANKSADIIRVYFPPDANTLLWVADHCLKTWDRINVIVAGKQPEPQWLSIDEAVRHCEAGLGIWDWAGTEDGLEPDIVMACAGDVPTMEVLAAVSLLRQSLPHLRIRVVNVVDLMVLQSPQHHPHGIADDEFDRIFTTNRPVIFAYHGYPYLIHRLVYKRTNHSNFHVHGFIEQGTTTTPFDMTVLNELDRFHLAMAAVRRLPIGNDVAGPLIATFEEKLVLHKRYVREHGEDMPEIRDWKWDARL